A single window of Meiothermus sp. DNA harbors:
- a CDS encoding carboxypeptidase regulatory-like domain-containing protein, with product MKRLLWLLSMGLIPLLTACPGGGGGTSSLVISPKPSTVTAGTTVTFNATLTNATGTINWTLSGAGSLSTTTGSSVTYIAPASVPTPASVTLTATSGSLSDSVSFTIAAPATITVAGTVIGINLQPVASAPVVITTGSTNLSTTTNASGAFSVAGVTPPYDATVVTGNQSLIYKGLTRTDPTLVFLGVSPGASRSASLSGTVSGGAGFPEPANHVTKTAFGSPEATDSATANTTTGAYNMGTVAWYGPTTTTGNIHALQWLFDGTGLPTDYKGYGEKLNVALSDGGAFASQNVTMSGVSEATISGSVTLPAGYNLASKRMSVGFTDRSLIEVLSDFGASTNFTYTTPNVTGATIQMRITAQNAAGTSVVTTKPGLAVNATGISIPLPAGSDLSLPPNGATNVNNSTTFSYTPFSGGVHFVVFNGPGANPDYVVVTTAASTTIPNLSSVGLGLPVSTVYSWNVQGAAPFASVDAAAGPGGWLAVFLGTAEGSRTASTNRSFTTAP from the coding sequence ATGAAACGTCTCTTGTGGCTCCTAAGCATGGGTCTAATTCCTTTGCTAACTGCCTGCCCCGGTGGCGGTGGAGGCACCTCCAGTCTGGTGATCTCGCCCAAGCCCAGCACCGTAACGGCGGGCACTACCGTCACCTTCAACGCCACCCTCACCAACGCTACCGGTACCATAAACTGGACACTTTCCGGCGCGGGGTCGCTCTCCACCACCACAGGTTCTTCGGTCACCTACATCGCGCCCGCCAGTGTGCCCACGCCCGCCAGCGTGACCCTGACGGCTACCTCGGGTTCTCTCAGCGACAGCGTCAGTTTCACCATTGCCGCACCCGCGACCATTACGGTTGCCGGTACCGTAATCGGTATTAATCTACAGCCCGTTGCGAGTGCGCCAGTCGTGATAACCACGGGCAGTACCAATCTAAGCACAACCACCAACGCAAGTGGTGCATTCAGCGTTGCTGGGGTAACGCCTCCATACGACGCAACCGTGGTTACTGGGAACCAATCGCTCATATATAAGGGTTTGACCCGTACCGATCCAACCCTGGTCTTTCTAGGGGTTTCCCCAGGTGCTTCTCGCTCAGCCTCCCTCAGCGGAACAGTTTCGGGAGGTGCAGGCTTCCCCGAACCTGCCAACCACGTCACCAAAACTGCTTTTGGATCACCCGAGGCGACAGACAGCGCGACCGCCAACACTACGACGGGTGCTTATAACATGGGTACAGTAGCCTGGTATGGTCCCACTACCACCACCGGGAACATACATGCGCTCCAGTGGCTGTTCGATGGAACAGGCCTTCCTACCGACTATAAGGGGTATGGGGAAAAGCTCAACGTAGCCTTGTCCGATGGTGGTGCATTCGCCAGCCAGAACGTCACCATGTCCGGGGTCAGCGAAGCTACTATTTCGGGCTCGGTCACCCTTCCAGCCGGATATAACCTCGCAAGCAAGCGCATGTCAGTTGGTTTTACAGACAGGTCTCTTATAGAGGTACTTTCGGATTTTGGCGCAAGCACCAACTTCACCTACACCACACCTAACGTCACTGGGGCAACCATACAAATGCGAATTACTGCACAAAATGCTGCTGGAACTAGTGTGGTTACCACCAAACCCGGCCTTGCAGTCAACGCAACCGGCATCTCTATTCCCCTGCCTGCGGGTTCGGATCTTAGCTTGCCACCCAATGGCGCTACAAACGTAAATAACAGTACAACCTTCTCCTATACGCCCTTCTCGGGGGGTGTGCACTTTGTGGTATTCAATGGCCCTGGAGCAAACCCCGATTATGTGGTGGTAACTACTGCCGCTAGCACTACCATTCCCAATCTCAGTTCAGTTGGGCTTGGACTGCCTGTGTCTACGGTCTATTCCTGGAATGTTCAGGGGGCAGCACCGTTCGCGAGTGTAGACGCTGCTGCAGGGCCTGGCGGCTGGCTAGCTGTGTTCCTGGGCACCGCCGAAGGCAGTCGGACTGCCTCCACAAACCGCTCTTTTACCACCGCACCCTAG